The proteins below come from a single Candidatus Babeliales bacterium genomic window:
- the tmk gene encoding dTMP kinase codes for MQGLSRGVLIVVEGIDGVGKSTLTHNITHTLLSKQLPVVTTREPGITELGKLIRKMVQDKTVPICAKAEYLLFASNRAQHFEELVIPNLHEKKIVLSDRMADSSLVYQGFGRGLDLGALKTINAWCMNDIVPDITIYLQLDPAVAVDRLRQRGAVLSSFEKEKASFTQKLAVGFETIFADRDDVLRLDGMRSPEQLTEQAVNHIMSWIENNGLCV; via the coding sequence ATGCAAGGACTTTCACGTGGCGTATTAATTGTTGTTGAAGGTATTGATGGAGTTGGTAAAAGTACATTAACGCACAATATTACCCATACGCTGTTGTCTAAACAGCTGCCAGTGGTTACCACTCGTGAGCCGGGAATTACTGAACTTGGAAAGCTAATACGTAAAATGGTGCAAGATAAAACAGTTCCTATCTGTGCAAAAGCAGAGTACCTCTTATTTGCAAGTAATCGTGCACAGCATTTTGAAGAATTGGTGATTCCCAATTTACATGAAAAAAAGATTGTGCTTTCTGACCGTATGGCGGATTCATCATTAGTGTATCAGGGATTTGGTCGAGGGCTTGATCTGGGTGCGTTAAAAACAATTAATGCGTGGTGTATGAATGATATTGTTCCTGACATTACAATTTACCTGCAGCTTGACCCAGCTGTGGCTGTAGATCGATTACGCCAGCGAGGGGCTGTATTATCCTCATTTGAAAAAGAGAAGGCATCATTTACGCAAAAGTTAGCGGTTGGGTTTGAAACGATATTTGCGGATCGAGATGATGTACTACGGCTTGATGGTATGCGCTCTCCGGAACAATTAACTGAGCAAGCAGTGAATCATATCATGAGCTGGATTGAAAATAATGGGTTGTGTGTGTGA
- a CDS encoding AMP-binding protein, giving the protein MNKNHEKQSEQERFNYWYSQMHTNNRLLSVGQLLQHATERNPHKTALLYEDRSITYAELYRHALLFSKTLIGRGVKPRDRILIMIENSIEFYIAYFGILQIGAVAVPLNTFLQSQEVTHVLQDCTPHCIVISSHIQERLEPSLLQAIHCLIAEQELIQNNTTEEPDPSIHHQLDADELAVLLYTSGTTGTPKGIMLSSRNIMTNVAQSAVRISVTDQDRMFGLLPLFHSFAQSSSIWIPFFLNIIVIVVPKIDRRAISAGLSHNPTFFVGVPAVYGLLCLLRTVSFPTVRLFVSGGDALPDRIRIAFSLLYRRKICSGYGLTEASPVVTVCTDDIATATRLIGKPLAGITCRIQDEQGKEVEQGTIGELCIKGDNVMLGYYNAPEMTAQVLHDGWLKTGDLAYQDEEENLYITGRIKDLIIHKGLNIYPPEIENIILLHPNSIRVGVIGQADTDTGQIPIAYVQVKAIYPNLTQELKQLCQKNLAAYKVPREFICSVEPLPMTATGKVNKKLLSGQHANHNQ; this is encoded by the coding sequence ATGAATAAAAACCACGAAAAGCAGTCCGAACAAGAACGCTTTAATTACTGGTATAGCCAAATGCATACCAACAATCGATTGCTCTCTGTTGGACAATTATTACAACATGCAACAGAACGCAATCCACATAAGACCGCACTCCTTTATGAAGATCGTTCTATTACTTACGCCGAGCTCTATCGCCATGCATTACTATTCAGCAAAACGTTAATCGGTCGTGGCGTAAAACCACGTGATCGCATACTTATTATGATCGAAAACTCCATCGAATTTTATATCGCCTATTTTGGCATATTACAAATCGGCGCTGTTGCTGTTCCGCTCAACACCTTTTTACAAAGCCAGGAAGTCACACACGTTTTACAAGATTGCACCCCACATTGCATAGTTATATCATCCCATATTCAAGAACGTCTTGAACCATCACTTCTGCAAGCAATACACTGCCTGATTGCTGAACAAGAATTAATACAAAATAACACCACAGAAGAACCCGATCCATCCATTCATCATCAGCTTGATGCCGATGAACTTGCCGTTTTGCTCTACACATCTGGCACGACCGGAACTCCTAAGGGAATTATGTTAAGCTCGCGCAATATCATGACCAACGTCGCGCAAAGCGCAGTGCGCATTTCAGTTACCGATCAGGATCGCATGTTTGGGTTATTACCGCTATTTCACAGCTTTGCGCAAAGCTCAAGCATTTGGATTCCCTTCTTTTTAAATATAATTGTTATTGTTGTACCAAAAATAGATCGCCGCGCAATTAGCGCAGGACTGTCACACAACCCCACATTTTTTGTCGGCGTACCGGCAGTATATGGACTGCTCTGTTTACTCCGTACCGTATCATTTCCTACGGTTAGACTTTTTGTCTCTGGAGGAGATGCGTTGCCCGATCGCATTCGTATTGCATTCAGCTTGCTCTACCGCAGAAAAATTTGTAGTGGGTATGGACTGACTGAAGCTTCACCAGTGGTTACCGTTTGTACTGATGATATTGCAACAGCAACTCGTTTAATTGGAAAACCTCTTGCTGGCATTACCTGCCGTATACAAGATGAACAAGGAAAAGAGGTAGAGCAAGGAACTATCGGCGAATTATGCATCAAAGGTGATAACGTGATGCTTGGATATTATAACGCTCCTGAAATGACTGCACAAGTGCTGCACGATGGATGGTTAAAAACAGGGGACCTGGCATATCAAGATGAAGAAGAAAACTTGTACATCACCGGTCGGATTAAAGATTTAATTATTCACAAAGGACTCAATATCTATCCACCAGAAATTGAGAACATTATACTCCTGCATCCAAATAGTATCCGCGTTGGTGTCATTGGCCAAGCAGATACTGACACCGGACAGATCCCAATCGCCTATGTACAAGTAAAAGCGATATATCCGAACTTAACACAAGAACTGAAACAGCTATGCCAAAAAAATCTCGCTGCATATAAAGTCCCGCGAGAATTTATATGCAGCGTAGAACCATTACCTATGACTGCGACTGGGAAAGTGAACAAGAAGTTGTTATCTGGGCAGCATGCCAACCACAATCAATAA
- a CDS encoding WD40 repeat domain-containing protein produces MKVNKIYLLLWSVLLLPLAIESASQGPKEPNWQEALRASASRRQRAASQDEEEPQGPEVAAAAQAAEEEAKEEETKETENNFEAYKAAQERLRREREIAEFNRATQQDLAAQNIEEAELQEAIEASVAEAEKSSRSAKTSAATAAAAQEEEIKEGVVKKQRKKTRMGEVGRNVELFLPKELAGIVEEYAQGTVFDPLIPLRSITLLHQTPVYAVTVSADNKFIVTVDWNTIALWNAQTRQLQRTIVIDNLLWLDSGLIWAVAISSDNKFIVTGSSDKTARIWDVETGRQLRVLTGHTSRITSVAISSDNKFIVTGSEDYTARIWDVETGRQLRVLTGHTHSIQSVAISSDNKFIVTGAWDGTVLIWDVETGKQLSQIAARDPAVISSDGKFIVAASSGSNSAAIWDIETGEQLRVFEGYIHSITSVAISSDDKFIVTGFADATVRILDVETGAQLHLLAPGGHRMGQIGISTEGQFIVAAFWDNAVRVWTPDSREAMLYRAQEMRAAAERMLFFPQAELDEINQGIQYLESAAGMAASPRELETRYQRIDNAFSKGRQVVVGEAAMAPAADLGLGGMPGY; encoded by the coding sequence ATGAAAGTAAATAAAATATATCTGTTGCTGTGGTCAGTGTTATTGTTGCCGCTGGCAATAGAATCGGCAAGCCAAGGACCAAAGGAGCCAAACTGGCAGGAGGCACTTCGTGCATCTGCATCGCGTCGTCAGCGTGCTGCATCACAGGATGAGGAAGAGCCGCAAGGGCCAGAAGTAGCAGCAGCGGCTCAAGCAGCAGAGGAAGAAGCAAAAGAAGAAGAAACAAAGGAAACAGAAAACAATTTTGAAGCCTATAAAGCTGCCCAGGAACGTTTGCGGCGAGAAAGAGAGATTGCAGAATTTAATCGTGCAACACAGCAGGATCTTGCGGCACAAAACATTGAGGAAGCAGAATTACAAGAGGCTATTGAGGCATCGGTTGCTGAAGCAGAGAAATCAAGTAGGTCTGCTAAAACATCGGCCGCGACTGCAGCAGCTGCACAAGAAGAAGAGATCAAAGAAGGTGTTGTAAAAAAACAACGCAAAAAAACGAGGATGGGTGAAGTTGGACGAAACGTGGAACTGTTTTTGCCGAAAGAGTTGGCAGGTATAGTGGAAGAATATGCGCAAGGCACCGTTTTTGACCCGTTAATACCTCTTAGATCAATAACATTATTACATCAAACTCCTGTATATGCAGTAACAGTAAGTGCTGATAACAAGTTCATTGTTACAGTAGATTGGAATACCATTGCACTTTGGAATGCTCAGACTAGACAATTGCAACGTACAATTGTAATAGATAATTTGTTATGGCTTGATAGCGGCCTAATATGGGCAGTAGCAATAAGTTCTGACAACAAGTTTATTGTGACAGGATCTAGTGATAAGACTGCGCGGATTTGGGATGTTGAGACTGGTAGGCAACTCCGTGTACTCACTGGCCATACAAGTAGAATAACATCAGTAGCAATAAGTTCTGATAACAAGTTTATTGTGACAGGATCTGAAGATTATACTGCGCGGATTTGGGATGTTGAGACTGGTAGGCAACTCCGTGTACTCACTGGCCATACACATAGCATACAATCGGTAGCAATAAGTTCTGACAACAAGTTTATTGTCACAGGGGCTTGGGATGGTACCGTACTAATTTGGGATGTTGAAACAGGTAAGCAACTCAGTCAAATTGCTGCACGCGATCCAGCAGTAATTAGCTCTGATGGTAAGTTTATTGTCGCAGCATCATCCGGGAGTAATAGTGCAGCTATTTGGGATATTGAGACAGGCGAACAACTACGTGTATTTGAGGGTTATATACATTCTATAACATCAGTAGCAATAAGCTCTGATGATAAGTTTATTGTCACAGGATTTGCTGATGCAACTGTGCGAATTTTGGATGTTGAGACTGGCGCACAATTACATTTGCTTGCTCCTGGTGGACATAGGATGGGTCAAATAGGAATTAGTACTGAAGGTCAATTTATTGTTGCAGCATTTTGGGATAATGCTGTGCGAGTTTGGACACCGGATTCTCGAGAGGCAATGTTGTATCGAGCGCAGGAGATGCGTGCGGCAGCAGAAAGAATGTTATTTTTTCCACAGGCGGAATTGGATGAGATTAATCAGGGGATTCAATATTTAGAATCTGCTGCAGGAATGGCAGCATCACCACGTGAGCTTGAAACACGGTATCAACGTATCGATAATGCATTTAGTAAAGGAAGGCAGGTAGTTGTAGGCGAGGCTGCGATGGCACCAGCGGCGGATCTTGGTCTTGGTGGGATGCCTGGGTATTAA
- a CDS encoding WD40 repeat domain-containing protein yields MKLNKVYLIMWATLLLPSMINAAEEDSKQTAAEFAAFQEGQGRLQRARELAEFERKQEQGAVARRIEQAESAQAIEASIGQAQRSQPASPRRGSAAAAAVQEAAATSAVKKNKKTGLGKVGKKVLEHINLPKELVGLIEGYTGHAFLNPLIRIGSTELIDKGEVHAVAISSDDRFIVTTPWGNTATVWDAATGVQRHELYGHKGPLTSVAISSDNRCIVTGSQDKTAIIWDAQTGTLRHRLEGHKERVAAVAISSDNRFIVTGSGDKTLCVWDAQTGELRHRLEGHRGGVAAVAISSDNRLIVTGSLDKTVCIWDVQTGELRHRLEGHKEGVTSVAISNDGSFIVTRAQDKTVYIWDAQTGKLRHTLGGGTNWIMSVAISGDGSFVVTGSWDKTACIWDVQSGDLVHRLEGHTKPINSVAISSDERFVVTGSGDKTARIWRPDSREAMLDRAQMLSQTAGAMPYFPYTHLEEIESGIRELQSASPETEARDLEDRYQRIEDAFNRGRGIAAGEAAIAPAADLGFGGLPSKY; encoded by the coding sequence ATGAAATTAAATAAAGTATATCTGATAATGTGGGCAACGTTATTGTTGCCATCTATGATTAATGCGGCAGAAGAAGATTCAAAACAAACAGCAGCTGAGTTTGCTGCTTTTCAAGAAGGTCAAGGGCGTTTGCAGCGAGCAAGAGAGCTTGCAGAATTTGAGCGGAAGCAAGAGCAAGGGGCTGTTGCGCGAAGAATTGAGCAAGCGGAGTCAGCACAAGCTATTGAAGCATCAATAGGGCAAGCGCAGCGATCACAACCAGCGTCACCACGACGAGGATCTGCTGCGGCCGCAGCGGTGCAAGAAGCAGCTGCAACATCAGCTGTTAAAAAAAATAAAAAGACAGGGCTGGGGAAAGTTGGCAAGAAGGTATTAGAACATATAAATTTGCCAAAAGAATTAGTGGGTTTAATAGAGGGTTATACAGGCCATGCATTTTTGAATCCATTAATACGGATTGGGTCAACAGAGTTAATCGATAAAGGTGAAGTTCATGCAGTAGCAATAAGTAGTGATGATAGATTTATAGTTACCACACCTTGGGGTAATACTGCAACTGTTTGGGATGCTGCAACTGGTGTGCAACGGCATGAGCTCTATGGGCATAAAGGTCCTCTAACTTCAGTAGCAATAAGTAGCGATAATAGATGTATAGTTACCGGATCTCAAGATAAAACAGCAATTATTTGGGATGCGCAGACAGGCACATTACGGCATAGGCTTGAAGGTCATAAAGAGAGAGTTGCTGCAGTAGCAATAAGCAGCGATAATAGATTTATAGTTACCGGATCTGGAGATAAAACACTGTGTGTATGGGATGCGCAAACAGGCGAGTTACGACATAGGCTTGAAGGCCATAGAGGTGGAGTCGCTGCAGTAGCAATAAGTAGCGATAATAGATTGATAGTTACCGGCTCTTTGGATAAAACAGTGTGTATATGGGATGTGCAGACAGGCGAGTTACGACATAGGCTTGAAGGTCATAAAGAGGGAGTAACTTCAGTAGCAATAAGTAACGATGGTAGTTTTATAGTTACGAGAGCTCAAGATAAAACAGTATATATATGGGATGCGCAGACAGGTAAGTTACGGCATACGCTTGGAGGCGGTACAAATTGGATCATGTCAGTAGCGATAAGTGGTGATGGTAGTTTTGTAGTTACGGGGTCGTGGGATAAAACAGCATGCATATGGGATGTGCAAAGCGGCGATTTGGTACATAGGCTTGAAGGGCATACAAAACCGATCAATTCAGTAGCAATAAGTAGCGATGAGAGATTTGTCGTTACAGGATCCGGTGACAAAACAGCACGAATATGGCGGCCAGATTCTCGTGAGGCAATGTTAGATCGCGCGCAAATGTTGTCTCAAACTGCGGGTGCTATGCCGTATTTTCCATATACGCACTTGGAAGAAATTGAAAGTGGGATTAGAGAGCTACAATCAGCTAGTCCAGAAACTGAGGCACGAGATCTTGAAGATCGATACCAGCGTATTGAAGATGCGTTTAACAGAGGAAGAGGAATAGCTGCAGGAGAGGCTGCGATAGCGCCAGCAGCAGATTTAGGTTTTGGTGGTTTACCATCGAAATATTAA
- a CDS encoding RtcB family protein — translation MAERPVTKYDLVQVDEYTWDIPQSFRSDMRVPARVFTHESMLDDILDDRSLLQLTHVATLPGIQKYAYAMPDIHQGYGFPIGGVAGMAIDQGGVISPGGIGYDINCGVRLLVANKSYEELKPYMEKLATALFDAVPSGVGRGGNLELSKKDLDNVLMHGAEYMVQQGFGTNRDLAFCEEKGRMRGADPDMVSEFAKNRGADQLGTLGSGNHFLEVQRVDQIYDQKTAQAFGLSEGSVTVMIHCGSRGLGHQICTDYVRLMMKEVKNFGITLPDRELVCAPFESAIARNYFAAMVAGSNFAWANRHLIAHSVRKAFKSVVGRDTDLDLLYDVSHNIGKVEDHIIDGAKTQLIMHRKGATRAFGPGFIELPSDYRDVGQPVLIPGTMGTASYVLVGTDTGMNVSLGSSCHGAGRRMSRMEAKNNVAGSNLRREMEALGIIIKCESNAGLAEEAPIAYKDVDNVVAVVDGAGIAKKVARMVPLAVIKGG, via the coding sequence ATGGCTGAACGTCCAGTAACAAAATATGATTTAGTACAAGTTGATGAGTATACATGGGATATTCCGCAATCGTTTCGCAGTGATATGCGTGTACCCGCACGGGTATTTACGCATGAGTCTATGCTTGATGACATTTTAGATGATCGCTCTTTGTTGCAATTAACCCATGTGGCAACGCTACCGGGGATCCAAAAATATGCATATGCAATGCCCGACATTCATCAAGGATATGGCTTTCCGATTGGTGGTGTTGCAGGGATGGCAATCGATCAAGGTGGCGTAATTTCTCCCGGCGGTATTGGATACGATATTAATTGTGGCGTTCGTTTGTTGGTTGCCAATAAAAGTTATGAGGAGCTGAAACCGTACATGGAAAAGTTGGCAACGGCGTTATTTGATGCAGTGCCTTCAGGTGTTGGTCGTGGTGGTAATTTAGAGCTGTCCAAAAAGGATTTGGATAATGTCCTAATGCATGGCGCTGAATATATGGTGCAGCAAGGATTTGGCACTAATCGTGATTTAGCGTTTTGCGAAGAAAAAGGGCGCATGCGTGGAGCGGATCCGGATATGGTTTCTGAGTTCGCAAAAAATCGTGGCGCAGATCAATTAGGTACTTTAGGATCCGGTAACCACTTTTTGGAAGTGCAAAGAGTAGATCAGATCTATGATCAAAAAACGGCGCAAGCGTTTGGGTTATCTGAAGGTTCTGTGACGGTGATGATTCATTGCGGCTCTCGCGGTCTTGGTCATCAAATTTGCACCGATTATGTGCGTCTGATGATGAAAGAGGTGAAGAATTTTGGCATCACATTGCCTGATAGGGAATTAGTCTGTGCGCCCTTTGAATCTGCAATTGCTCGTAACTATTTTGCAGCAATGGTTGCAGGTTCCAATTTTGCCTGGGCCAATCGACATCTTATCGCCCACTCAGTGCGCAAGGCATTTAAATCGGTTGTTGGCAGAGATACTGATCTTGACCTTTTGTATGATGTTTCGCATAACATTGGCAAAGTAGAAGATCATATAATCGATGGCGCAAAAACACAGTTAATAATGCATCGCAAGGGAGCAACACGCGCATTTGGTCCAGGGTTTATCGAATTGCCTTCTGATTATAGAGATGTTGGTCAGCCAGTGCTTATTCCCGGTACTATGGGCACAGCGTCATATGTACTTGTGGGAACCGATACAGGTATGAACGTTTCTTTGGGTAGCTCATGTCATGGCGCAGGGAGAAGAATGTCTCGCATGGAAGCGAAAAATAATGTGGCAGGCTCTAATTTACGTCGAGAAATGGAGGCGCTTGGGATCATCATTAAATGCGAATCCAATGCGGGCCTGGCAGAAGAGGCACCAATCGCGTATAAAGATGTGGACAACGTGGTAGCGGTGGTGGATGGCGCTGGAATTGCCAAGAAGGTAGCTCGAATGGTGCCTTTAGCGGTTATTAAAGGGGGATAA
- a CDS encoding archease yields MQKDFELLPHTADIKIRVYGTSLEQIFIHALIGMFQSIGPQASNCKMVADRLVCDVLPYAHTLSIDSPDREALLVDFLSDALYLSDVHNQAYLGATIHMLTDTHIEVTVYGVAVQGFEVVEIKAVTYHDLYIKQTADGWQAEIVFDI; encoded by the coding sequence ATGCAGAAAGATTTTGAATTGCTTCCCCATACGGCAGATATTAAAATTCGTGTGTATGGAACATCTCTTGAGCAAATTTTTATACATGCATTGATTGGCATGTTTCAATCGATTGGTCCTCAAGCATCAAATTGCAAGATGGTTGCAGATAGGCTTGTGTGCGATGTATTGCCCTATGCGCATACTCTTTCTATAGATTCACCAGATCGAGAAGCATTATTAGTAGATTTTTTATCAGATGCGCTGTATTTATCTGATGTTCACAATCAAGCATATTTAGGCGCAACAATTCATATGTTGACCGACACGCACATTGAAGTCACGGTGTATGGTGTTGCTGTACAGGGATTTGAAGTTGTTGAAATTAAAGCAGTTACTTATCATGATTTATATATCAAACAAACTGCTGATGGATGGCAAGCAGAGATAGTATTTGATATTTAG
- a CDS encoding DciA family protein: protein MTKNIKSIVELLICPKQHWKMALLNNWTDIIGNLAAHVSIETIYDDTIILVVQDSCWMQELHLLSNLILKKINKNLDTPHIKHLRFKQIGIQKKKSIKREKKTVHYAKQVTLSSPEKDALQKIKDPHLSSALEQFLIRCYQENT from the coding sequence ATGACAAAAAATATTAAATCTATTGTTGAACTACTTATATGTCCAAAACAGCATTGGAAAATGGCGCTACTGAATAACTGGACAGATATAATCGGCAACCTCGCTGCACATGTATCGATTGAAACTATTTACGACGACACCATTATTTTAGTGGTACAAGATTCTTGTTGGATGCAAGAGCTTCATCTGCTTTCTAACCTTATTTTAAAAAAAATTAATAAAAATCTAGATACGCCACACATAAAACATCTACGCTTCAAACAAATCGGTATACAGAAAAAAAAATCAATTAAACGAGAAAAAAAAACTGTTCATTATGCAAAACAAGTTACGCTATCTTCACCAGAAAAAGATGCATTACAAAAAATTAAGGACCCACATTTAAGTAGCGCTCTGGAGCAGTTTCTTATTCGTTGTTATCAGGAGAATACATGA
- a CDS encoding tetratricopeptide repeat protein — MKHIYKNLFEHFSLFINGNENKQLPIVVASRHWRAWRSSLVKEYFSKNRTKYLFSRAHTERIISWITTHSLVTTIMNTTCTLVGFCIAKTPFLRIFNQLFNFRMSSRYCAVITVLLLPSVQLTAVPLSATQLHQYFWANYQLFNRDAHQTNTWYQELLQNNPPIYVYKGYLDFLTGVGQFQRIVALMPQLDPHFTTDVDIQLQFAQALQQTGNNQEAEKRFIKLHETFKTNTTVVFQTALVYVNRKDIDRALHTIDTFLNSTPKRPNNFVFHFLKAQIYLQLQNKEKALEAVTACLDMHKQFDKGWLLFALLQEQKGALQEAITGYTNFLEISKSSDPALHQHLLQLTFLQKNNQSSQPTINTHFSLALTSFDEKKYDTALQQINQCLKQLPADPQARLLKIQILSALNKYNDAAKTIKTWILEQPSEDEWYMALCLLCTSGFEPKKAIKVLEAVVHQYPNNIKPYLYLADLCSRAGILQTAVTYHEKILQITQDPLLQTKVLFNLARLYYGKQKFNKAEAALEQGYALGQNFLPLLNLLAYNYATQSKNLTKAEQLIKTVLEKSTNPHFLDTYALVLYKQKKYDQALQILQSITEQTPQDFTILKHLAKTYHRLGDSPKAVETIQKATAIAQTESEKNKAQFILNQWNQTTS; from the coding sequence ATGAAGCATATATATAAGAACTTATTCGAACATTTCTCACTATTTATAAACGGAAACGAGAACAAGCAACTCCCGATCGTCGTCGCGAGCCGCCATTGGCGTGCGTGGCGATCCAGCTTAGTAAAGGAGTATTTTAGTAAAAACAGGACAAAATATTTATTTAGTCGCGCTCATACTGAGCGCATAATTTCCTGGATCACCACGCATTCGCTCGTGACGACGATAATGAATACCACCTGCACCTTAGTAGGTTTTTGCATTGCAAAAACTCCCTTTTTAAGGATATTTAATCAATTATTTAACTTTCGGATGAGCTCTAGATATTGTGCAGTAATCACCGTCTTATTATTACCCTCTGTGCAGTTGACCGCTGTGCCCTTATCAGCAACGCAATTGCATCAATATTTTTGGGCGAACTATCAATTATTTAATCGTGATGCTCATCAAACCAATACCTGGTACCAAGAACTTCTACAAAATAACCCTCCCATTTACGTGTATAAAGGGTATTTAGATTTTTTAACGGGTGTTGGCCAATTTCAACGCATTGTTGCGCTCATGCCACAACTTGATCCCCATTTTACCACTGACGTTGATATACAACTCCAGTTCGCCCAAGCGCTACAACAAACGGGCAACAACCAAGAAGCTGAAAAAAGATTTATCAAGTTACATGAAACATTTAAGACAAATACCACCGTTGTTTTTCAAACCGCGTTAGTGTATGTAAATCGCAAAGATATAGACCGCGCTCTACACACCATTGATACATTTCTTAATAGTACGCCAAAACGACCAAATAACTTCGTTTTTCACTTTTTAAAAGCGCAAATATATTTACAACTCCAAAATAAAGAGAAAGCATTAGAGGCAGTAACTGCATGCCTAGATATGCACAAACAGTTTGATAAAGGATGGTTGCTCTTTGCGTTATTACAAGAACAAAAAGGTGCATTACAAGAAGCAATCACCGGATACACAAATTTTTTAGAAATTAGTAAATCAAGCGATCCTGCTCTCCATCAACATCTATTGCAACTAACTTTTTTACAAAAAAATAACCAATCTTCACAACCAACGATTAATACACACTTTTCTCTAGCACTCACCTCTTTTGACGAAAAAAAATATGACACCGCACTGCAACAGATTAACCAATGCCTGAAGCAACTACCTGCCGATCCACAAGCTCGATTACTTAAGATCCAAATCCTTTCTGCTCTTAATAAATACAATGATGCTGCTAAAACAATTAAAACATGGATCTTAGAACAACCAAGCGAAGACGAATGGTACATGGCCCTTTGCCTGCTCTGCACCTCAGGGTTTGAGCCCAAAAAAGCAATTAAAGTCTTAGAAGCCGTCGTACACCAATATCCTAACAATATAAAACCATACTTATACTTGGCGGATCTTTGCAGTCGTGCCGGAATTTTGCAAACTGCAGTCACCTATCACGAAAAAATATTACAGATTACGCAAGACCCTCTGTTGCAAACTAAGGTGCTCTTTAACTTAGCACGCCTGTACTATGGCAAACAAAAATTTAACAAAGCAGAGGCTGCATTAGAACAAGGATATGCCCTGGGACAAAACTTCCTGCCGCTCCTTAATTTACTTGCATATAATTATGCAACGCAAAGTAAAAACCTTACCAAGGCAGAACAACTGATTAAAACTGTCCTAGAAAAAAGTACCAACCCCCACTTTCTCGATACCTATGCATTGGTACTCTATAAACAAAAAAAATATGATCAAGCACTCCAGATCTTACAATCGATTACAGAACAAACTCCTCAGGACTTCACTATCTTAAAACATCTTGCAAAAACCTATCATCGATTAGGTGACAGTCCAAAAGCAGTAGAAACCATACAAAAAGCGACTGCCATAGCACAAACCGAATCTGAAAAAAATAAGGCACAATTTATCTTAAATCAATGGAACCAAACAACATCATGA